A window of Camelina sativa cultivar DH55 unplaced genomic scaffold, Cs unpScaffold07293, whole genome shotgun sequence genomic DNA:
CAGCGATGGTGGGCAGAGTATAAATGACGTGGAAGATGGAGCattaagaaggagaaaaaggatCAGAAGATTATCAGGTCATTCTGAATCAGATGATGTGGCTTCATCAGCTTTAAATTCAAATGGAAGTGACGAAGAAAATGCCTCTGAAATTGCGACAGTTGAATCTGATAATAATACTTGGAATGAAGGCAATGGTCTAGATTCTGGTTCCAAAGTCGAGCAAATTGATATTGGTGGAGAGTTTCTCGAAGGAGATTATGAGCTCAACAAGGGGCTTAACTTCCAAATTAATACCATGGttaagagaaggaagagaaagccGACCAGGAAACGTGGTACTAGTGATCTTGTTGATCATACGTCTAAAGTTGAGGCAGAAGCAGGTCTTGAGGCTGGAGCTGGTGATAATGTTCGAACATCACAAAATTCTCATGAAAGGTTTACTGAGA
This region includes:
- the LOC109131887 gene encoding protein HUA2-LIKE 2-like, which encodes DGGQSINDVEDGALRRRKRIRRLSGHSESDDVASSALNSNGSDEENASEIATVESDNNTWNEGNGLDSGSKVEQIDIGGEFLEGDYELNKGLNFQINTMVKRRKRKPTRKRGTSDLVDHTSKVEAEAGLEAGAGDNVRTSQNSHERFTERPCE